A portion of the Rhodococcus pseudokoreensis genome contains these proteins:
- a CDS encoding NUDIX domain-containing protein: protein MTVTSAGVLLYRTDDAGVLQLWIVHMGGPFWARKDEAAWSIPKGEYVDGEDPYAAALREYEEEIGAPPPAVEYELLGEFRQPSRKVITVYAAEVSEDVAFVESNTFDLEWPPRSGKIQQFPEVDDARWFPADIAEKKLVKGQRPIARRAREYLLTPRR from the coding sequence ATGACCGTCACCAGCGCTGGAGTACTCCTGTATCGCACCGACGATGCGGGGGTGCTCCAGTTGTGGATCGTGCACATGGGTGGCCCGTTCTGGGCGCGCAAGGACGAGGCCGCGTGGTCGATCCCCAAGGGCGAATACGTCGACGGCGAGGATCCCTACGCGGCCGCGCTGCGGGAGTACGAGGAAGAGATCGGCGCACCGCCGCCCGCAGTAGAGTACGAGTTGCTCGGCGAATTCCGGCAGCCCTCCCGCAAGGTGATCACCGTCTACGCGGCAGAGGTGAGCGAAGACGTCGCTTTCGTCGAGAGCAACACGTTCGACCTGGAATGGCCGCCGCGGTCGGGGAAGATTCAGCAGTTCCCCGAGGTCGACGACGCCCGCTGGTTCCCGGCGGACATCGCCGAGAAGAAGTTGGTCAAGGGCCAGCGTCCCATTGCGCGTCGCGCCCGTGAGTACTTATTAACCCCCCGACGTTAA
- a CDS encoding NAD(P)/FAD-dependent oxidoreductase: MDRTQVVIVGSGFGALAAAKKLGKAGTPFVLISETTEHLFQPLLYQVATGVISPGEIAPSIRAILAKYPSGDVRLGRVVDVDPDKKEVVYEAGGVSHTIGYDSLIAATGARQAYFGRDEFAEVTYALKTVADADRLRRQIVRCFEEAHTTSDPERRRDLLHFIVIGAGPTGVELAGQIKELAGRYFEKSLRDVTSEDVTVTLVEGAGEALPVFGGKLSKYTQDSLEKAGVELVLGTMVTDIDEHGATLSSPSTGFEKRLTADTIIWSAGIQANDFAAVLADRTGCETGRGGRLLVDEDLTVGRYDDVYAIGDMASLNNLPAQSPFAMQGGRHVAAIITGKRALGTPFTYRDKGSMAIINRFRAITRVGKIELTGVLAWFLWLAVHLVYLVGFRNRYVAVMSWCGSFLGHRRPHFHYAQEIETIELSDQREDAAA; encoded by the coding sequence GTGGATCGCACACAGGTCGTCATCGTGGGATCGGGATTCGGCGCACTCGCGGCGGCGAAGAAGCTCGGCAAGGCCGGCACGCCGTTCGTGCTGATTTCCGAGACCACCGAGCATCTGTTCCAACCCCTTCTGTACCAGGTCGCGACCGGTGTCATCTCGCCCGGCGAGATCGCCCCGTCCATCCGCGCGATCCTCGCCAAGTACCCCAGCGGCGACGTCCGCCTGGGCCGCGTCGTCGACGTCGACCCGGACAAGAAAGAGGTCGTCTACGAGGCCGGTGGCGTGAGCCACACGATTGGCTACGACAGCCTGATCGCCGCCACGGGCGCCCGGCAGGCCTACTTCGGCCGCGACGAGTTCGCCGAGGTCACGTACGCGCTCAAGACCGTCGCCGACGCCGACCGGCTGCGCAGGCAGATCGTCCGCTGCTTCGAGGAGGCGCACACCACCTCCGACCCGGAGCGCCGCCGCGACCTGCTGCACTTCATCGTGATCGGTGCCGGCCCGACCGGTGTCGAACTCGCAGGCCAGATCAAGGAACTGGCGGGCCGCTACTTCGAGAAGTCGCTCCGCGACGTCACGTCCGAAGACGTCACCGTCACCCTCGTCGAGGGTGCGGGGGAGGCGCTCCCGGTGTTCGGTGGCAAGCTCAGCAAATACACCCAGGATTCGCTCGAAAAGGCCGGTGTCGAGTTGGTGCTCGGCACGATGGTGACCGACATCGACGAGCACGGCGCCACCCTGTCGTCGCCGAGTACCGGATTCGAGAAGCGCCTCACGGCGGACACGATCATCTGGTCGGCCGGCATCCAGGCCAACGACTTCGCGGCAGTGCTCGCGGACCGCACGGGCTGCGAGACCGGGCGCGGCGGCCGTCTGCTCGTCGACGAGGACCTCACGGTGGGTCGCTACGACGACGTCTACGCGATCGGCGACATGGCGTCGCTGAACAACCTGCCTGCGCAGTCGCCGTTCGCGATGCAGGGCGGACGCCACGTCGCGGCCATCATCACCGGGAAACGCGCCCTCGGCACGCCGTTCACGTACCGCGACAAGGGCAGCATGGCGATCATCAACCGGTTCCGGGCCATCACCCGCGTCGGCAAGATCGAGCTGACCGGTGTGCTCGCCTGGTTCCTGTGGCTCGCCGTGCACCTCGTCTACCTGGTCGGATTCCGCAACCGGTACGTCGCGGTGATGTCGTGGTGCGGTTCGTTCCTCGGACACCGCCGCCCGCACTTCCACTACGCCCAGGAGATAGAAACCATCGAGTTGAGCGACCAGCGAGAGGACGCCGCGGCCTAA
- a CDS encoding LysR family transcriptional regulator — MEFRQLRYFLAVGEEGSFSRAAQRCFISQSAISHQIAKLETELGTTLLERSTRATRLTAAGERLMPIAAEMMGLEARALSVGLDPRNRLRISASMSFATQSLEAISLVREDFPQLDIEFVIKDFTDRMTAVASGDADLALIRGGVDRPGLETVEFGLEDLVIVTSSKHPLAGVSTVDLSELAPYPLLLPPRSSQILIHNVVEDAFRQVGQRVMLGPSIPSDHTATLDVLTTPRSWTVLYADTADATPRRGLSFLREAHDRLRIPVCGVVRSGTATRPELTHLFRALAQSIAGTGGSAEI, encoded by the coding sequence ATGGAGTTCCGACAGCTTCGCTATTTTCTCGCGGTCGGCGAGGAGGGCAGTTTCTCGCGCGCCGCGCAACGCTGCTTCATCTCGCAGTCTGCGATCAGCCATCAGATCGCCAAACTCGAAACCGAGTTGGGCACCACCCTGCTGGAGCGCTCGACGCGTGCCACCCGGCTCACCGCGGCGGGCGAACGACTGATGCCCATCGCCGCCGAGATGATGGGGCTCGAGGCGCGCGCGCTGTCGGTGGGACTCGATCCGCGCAACCGTCTCCGGATCAGCGCGAGCATGAGCTTCGCGACCCAGAGCCTGGAGGCGATATCGCTTGTCCGCGAAGACTTCCCGCAGCTCGACATCGAATTCGTCATCAAGGATTTCACCGACCGGATGACCGCGGTCGCGTCGGGCGACGCCGACCTCGCGCTCATCCGCGGCGGCGTCGACCGACCGGGCCTCGAAACCGTGGAATTCGGGCTCGAAGACCTGGTGATCGTGACGTCGAGCAAACACCCACTGGCCGGGGTCTCGACCGTCGACCTCAGCGAACTGGCGCCCTACCCCCTCCTGCTGCCACCCCGGAGCAGTCAGATCCTGATCCACAACGTGGTCGAGGACGCATTCCGGCAGGTCGGGCAGCGGGTGATGCTCGGGCCGTCGATCCCGAGCGACCACACGGCCACCCTCGACGTCCTCACCACCCCGCGGTCGTGGACGGTGCTGTACGCCGACACCGCCGACGCGACGCCCCGACGGGGGTTGAGTTTCCTGCGCGAGGCGCACGACCGACTGCGCATCCCGGTATGCGGGGTCGTCCGGAGCGGAACCGCGACGCGGCCCGAACTGACCCACCTGTTTCGTGCGCTCGCGCAGTCGATCGCCGGGACCGGCGGATCGGCCGAAATCTAG
- a CDS encoding alpha/beta fold hydrolase: MVDPNRVGEPAQQEFAQRWGGAGSIVDLDGPVHWVEYGEDTGFPPVVMVHGLGGSHLNWVRIAPVLAERTRVLTVDLPGFGLSPSGRRRTGVGANATVLHRFLREVVGRPVILMGNSMGGMISLFEAAAHPETVSALILVDPALPVAQRIPDPRIAAQFAMYFTPFVGERFLQYSSRKMTDRQLVERTIDLCFADPSRASEDSLDAATALVGYRRALPSEDAAFLQASRSLMRVLARPRRYLDVMQSIAQPVLLLHGDRDRLVPVAAARKVATANPRWDSVILSDVGHTPQLEVPDTMLDRVLPWVDRHGLIDV, translated from the coding sequence ATGGTGGATCCGAACAGAGTCGGCGAACCTGCCCAGCAGGAGTTCGCGCAGCGATGGGGTGGCGCGGGCAGCATCGTCGACCTCGACGGTCCCGTGCACTGGGTCGAATACGGCGAGGACACCGGGTTCCCGCCGGTGGTCATGGTCCACGGACTCGGCGGCTCGCACCTGAACTGGGTGCGGATCGCACCGGTGCTCGCGGAGCGCACCCGAGTGCTCACCGTCGACCTCCCCGGGTTCGGGCTCAGCCCGTCCGGGCGACGCCGGACGGGGGTCGGCGCCAACGCGACGGTGCTGCACCGCTTCCTGCGCGAGGTCGTCGGTCGTCCCGTGATTCTCATGGGCAACTCGATGGGCGGCATGATCTCGCTGTTCGAGGCGGCGGCGCACCCGGAGACCGTGTCGGCCCTGATCCTGGTCGACCCCGCGCTGCCTGTCGCGCAACGGATCCCGGACCCGCGGATCGCCGCACAGTTCGCGATGTACTTCACCCCGTTCGTGGGTGAGCGGTTCCTGCAGTACTCGAGCCGGAAGATGACGGACCGGCAGTTGGTCGAGCGCACGATCGACCTGTGCTTCGCCGATCCGAGCCGGGCGTCGGAGGATTCCCTGGACGCCGCAACGGCGCTCGTGGGTTATCGCCGCGCACTGCCGTCCGAGGACGCGGCATTCCTTCAGGCCAGCCGCTCCCTGATGCGCGTGCTGGCGCGTCCGCGGCGGTATCTCGACGTCATGCAGTCGATCGCGCAGCCCGTTCTGCTGCTCCACGGCGACCGCGACCGGCTGGTCCCGGTCGCGGCGGCACGCAAGGTGGCGACGGCGAATCCGCGGTGGGACAGCGTGATTCTCTCGGACGTGGGGCACACTCCGCAGCTCGAAGTTCCCGACACGATGCTCGACCGCGTGCTGCCGTGGGTCGACAGGCACGGTCTGATCGACGTCTAG
- a CDS encoding nucleotidyltransferase family protein, producing MTIGGVLLAAGAGSRMGKPKALVIGADGEPWLARGVRVLAEAGCEPTVVVLGARADEAEHLLPDGVPVTVGIADDWQSGLSASLRRGLEVAATFDDVDAVVITLVDLPDLGADAVRRVAAVPGDTPAGDARSALRQAHYDGHPGHPVLIGRDHWLPLRRSLTGDSGARKYLAAHGAESVDCSDLGSGRDVDSPRELR from the coding sequence ATGACGATCGGGGGCGTGCTGCTCGCGGCCGGGGCCGGTTCGCGCATGGGCAAGCCGAAGGCACTCGTCATCGGCGCGGACGGGGAACCGTGGCTTGCGCGCGGGGTCCGGGTGCTGGCGGAGGCCGGATGCGAGCCCACCGTCGTGGTGCTCGGTGCCCGCGCCGACGAGGCCGAGCACCTGCTGCCCGACGGGGTCCCCGTCACCGTCGGGATCGCGGACGACTGGCAGTCGGGGCTGTCGGCTTCCCTGCGTCGCGGACTGGAGGTCGCGGCGACGTTCGACGACGTCGACGCCGTCGTCATCACCCTCGTCGATCTCCCCGACCTCGGCGCCGACGCCGTCCGGCGGGTGGCGGCTGTACCCGGCGACACCCCGGCCGGCGACGCCCGGTCGGCGCTGCGCCAGGCCCACTACGACGGACACCCGGGCCACCCGGTACTGATCGGCCGGGACCACTGGCTCCCGTTGCGACGCAGCCTCACCGGGGACTCCGGCGCACGGAAGTACCTCGCCGCCCACGGCGCCGAGTCGGTCGACTGCTCCGATCTGGGATCGGGACGCGACGTCGATTCGCCGCGCGAACTCCGCTAG
- a CDS encoding ester cyclase, with the protein MSLETNKELIRRFYTEIDAGNIDVLDELVDENYLDHSPAPFPGIEAPGREGLKREFRLFWEATPGTHRIEDQVAEGDKVVTRLLCSGTHTGDLPGIPATGNRMEMTATVIHRIENGRIAEKWSDKDVLTMLQQLGVIPVAAR; encoded by the coding sequence ATGTCACTGGAAACGAACAAGGAATTGATCCGGCGTTTCTACACCGAGATCGACGCAGGCAATATCGACGTGCTGGACGAACTCGTCGACGAAAACTATCTCGACCATTCACCGGCGCCGTTTCCCGGCATCGAAGCACCGGGGCGTGAGGGACTGAAACGGGAGTTCCGGCTGTTCTGGGAGGCCACACCGGGCACTCACCGGATAGAAGATCAGGTTGCCGAGGGCGACAAAGTCGTCACCCGGTTGCTGTGCTCCGGCACGCACACGGGCGATCTTCCCGGAATTCCCGCGACGGGGAACCGCATGGAGATGACCGCCACTGTCATCCACCGCATCGAGAACGGTCGAATCGCGGAGAAGTGGTCGGACAAGGACGTCCTCACCATGCTCCAGCAATTGGGGGTGATCCCTGTCGCGGCGCGATAG
- a CDS encoding ABC transporter permease, which produces MSAPQTASVHTALADGLTIAKRNMIKIKRVPDLIVFTTLSPIMFVLLFAYVFGSAIQVPGMSYREFLIAGIFTQTVIFGATWTGLGMVEDLQKGIIDRFRSLPMAPSAVLLGRTSTDVLINIVSLVVMSLTGLIIGWRIHSSLGEALLGYLLLLLFAYALSWVMAVVGLWIRTPEVFNNASFIVIFPLSFIANTFVETTNLPGPLKVIAEWNPVSAVTQAVRELFGNTNPAMTVPDAWPLQHPIIASLLWSAVLLVIFVPFAIRRYKKAVSR; this is translated from the coding sequence ATGAGCGCCCCACAGACGGCGTCCGTGCACACCGCGCTCGCGGACGGGCTCACGATCGCCAAACGCAACATGATCAAGATCAAGCGCGTCCCCGACCTCATCGTGTTCACCACGTTGTCGCCGATCATGTTCGTGCTGCTGTTCGCGTACGTCTTCGGCAGCGCGATCCAGGTTCCCGGAATGTCCTACCGCGAATTCCTCATCGCCGGAATATTCACGCAGACAGTCATCTTCGGGGCCACCTGGACGGGCCTCGGGATGGTCGAGGATCTGCAGAAGGGGATCATCGACCGATTCCGGTCGCTGCCGATGGCTCCGTCCGCCGTGCTCCTCGGCCGCACGTCCACGGACGTCCTGATCAACATCGTCAGCCTCGTCGTGATGTCGCTGACCGGTCTGATCATCGGGTGGCGCATCCACTCGAGTCTCGGCGAAGCGCTCCTCGGCTACCTGCTCCTGCTGTTGTTCGCCTACGCCCTGTCCTGGGTGATGGCGGTGGTCGGACTCTGGATCCGCACTCCGGAGGTGTTCAACAACGCCAGTTTCATCGTCATCTTCCCGCTCTCGTTCATCGCGAACACGTTCGTCGAGACCACCAACCTGCCCGGTCCGCTCAAGGTGATCGCCGAATGGAACCCGGTGTCCGCGGTGACACAGGCCGTGCGGGAACTGTTCGGAAACACCAACCCGGCCATGACCGTTCCCGACGCCTGGCCGTTGCAGCACCCGATCATCGCCTCACTCCTGTGGTCGGCGGTGCTGCTGGTGATCTTCGTGCCGTTCGCGATCCGGCGGTACAAGAAGGCCGTCAGCCGCTGA
- a CDS encoding ATP-binding cassette domain-containing protein, producing the protein MVDAITAEGLVKKYGKVTALDGVDLAVPSGTVMALLGPNGAGKTTAVRVFTTLLVPDAGRAQVAGLDVVHDARVLRSRIGASGQYAAVDEYLTGFENLDMVGRLYHLGAKRSKARARELLEQFDLVEAGDRPVKGYSGGMRRRLDLAGALVAEPEVLFLDEPTTGLDPRARLALWDVIDNLVARGTTLLLTTQYMEEAERLADQIAVIDHGSVIARGTADELKDRVGGERIELSVREGVDLSVVREELAPLAAGDILVEENVRRVTVPVSGGADALVEALGRLSNRGVKVFDVGLRRPTLDDVFLTLTGHEAEEEQVS; encoded by the coding sequence ATGGTCGATGCGATAACGGCAGAGGGTCTGGTCAAGAAGTACGGCAAGGTCACAGCGCTGGACGGGGTCGACCTCGCGGTCCCCTCTGGAACGGTCATGGCCCTGCTCGGCCCGAACGGCGCAGGCAAGACCACGGCGGTGCGGGTCTTCACCACCCTCCTCGTCCCGGACGCAGGCCGCGCGCAGGTCGCCGGTCTCGACGTCGTCCACGACGCGCGGGTGCTCCGGTCCCGGATCGGCGCGTCGGGGCAGTACGCGGCCGTCGACGAGTACCTCACCGGTTTCGAGAACCTCGACATGGTCGGGCGGCTCTACCACCTCGGGGCCAAACGCAGTAAGGCGCGAGCCCGCGAACTGCTCGAACAGTTCGACCTGGTCGAGGCGGGCGATCGCCCCGTCAAGGGCTACTCGGGCGGCATGCGCCGGCGTCTCGACCTCGCCGGAGCGCTGGTGGCCGAGCCGGAAGTGCTGTTCCTGGACGAACCGACCACCGGACTCGACCCCCGCGCCCGGCTGGCACTGTGGGACGTCATCGACAACCTCGTCGCCAGGGGCACCACCCTGCTGCTGACGACGCAGTACATGGAGGAAGCCGAGCGCCTCGCCGACCAGATCGCGGTGATCGACCACGGCTCCGTCATCGCCCGCGGAACCGCCGACGAACTGAAGGACCGCGTCGGTGGTGAACGCATCGAGCTGAGCGTCCGCGAGGGCGTCGACCTCTCCGTGGTGCGCGAAGAACTGGCCCCCCTCGCCGCCGGCGACATCCTGGTCGAAGAGAACGTCCGCCGGGTGACGGTGCCGGTGTCCGGCGGCGCCGATGCCCTCGTCGAGGCACTGGGCCGACTCTCGAACAGGGGAGTGAAAGTGTTCGACGTCGGTCTGCGCAGACCGACCCTGGACGACGTCTTCCTCACCCTGACCGGACACGAAGCCGAAGAGGAGCAAGTCTCATGA
- a CDS encoding helix-turn-helix transcriptional regulator, protein MSDAASELRTGRAAFERGDWRDTYARLSSADRQDPLPGADLELLATAAYLLGEDDASTEWWERAVREWTRTGRPVRSARCAFWLSFGLLMRGEHARGGGWLGKAQRLLDTAGVDCAERGYLLVPQGLRRIDDGDGTAARDIFRAITDVGIRFADPDLTTLGVLGTGHSLVLLGNVEEAVSAFDEAMVGVTSDNVSPVVAGIVYCAVIEQCQNICDLRRSREWTVALEEWCSSQPGLVPYRGQCLVHRAEILQLQGDWPTAMDSARRAHKRLGAQPAAGSAAYVMADLHRLRGEVAQAEKLFLEANRLGRRPQPGLALLRMAQGRVGSAAASIRCAVDEATGAVERARLLPACVEILLVAGDVPAARSAADELDSTATRFAIPYLCALAAQASGSVLHAEGRGSDALTVLRDAWRRWQEIGAPYECARVRESVALVCRDLGDDDTAQMEHDLASATYRQLGALPDLERLRVEFSPDSADSTPLTPREVCVLRLVAAGKSNRAVATELFLSEKTVARHLSNIFVKLGISSRSAATAYAYEHHLVGPSA, encoded by the coding sequence ATGTCGGATGCGGCGTCGGAACTCCGGACGGGCCGTGCGGCCTTCGAGCGGGGAGACTGGCGCGACACGTACGCACGCCTGTCGAGCGCCGATCGGCAGGACCCGCTGCCCGGTGCCGACCTCGAACTGCTCGCCACCGCCGCCTACCTGCTCGGTGAGGACGACGCCAGCACCGAGTGGTGGGAGCGGGCGGTGCGCGAGTGGACCCGGACGGGTCGACCGGTGCGCTCGGCGCGGTGCGCGTTCTGGCTCTCGTTCGGCCTGCTCATGCGCGGCGAGCACGCCCGCGGCGGCGGTTGGCTGGGCAAGGCCCAGCGACTGCTCGACACCGCGGGTGTGGACTGCGCGGAGCGTGGCTACCTGCTGGTGCCGCAGGGGCTGCGCCGGATCGACGACGGCGACGGCACCGCGGCCCGGGACATCTTCCGCGCGATCACGGACGTCGGCATCCGGTTCGCCGACCCGGATCTGACGACGCTCGGGGTGCTGGGCACCGGTCATTCGCTCGTCCTGCTGGGGAATGTCGAGGAGGCGGTCTCCGCGTTCGACGAGGCGATGGTCGGGGTGACGTCCGACAATGTGTCCCCGGTGGTCGCGGGGATCGTGTACTGCGCCGTGATCGAGCAGTGCCAGAACATCTGCGACCTCCGGCGGTCGAGGGAATGGACTGTGGCGCTGGAGGAGTGGTGCTCTTCGCAACCCGGCCTCGTCCCCTACCGCGGCCAGTGCCTCGTCCACCGTGCCGAGATCCTGCAACTGCAGGGCGACTGGCCGACGGCGATGGACTCGGCGCGGCGGGCGCACAAACGACTCGGCGCGCAACCCGCGGCCGGGTCCGCCGCCTACGTGATGGCCGACCTCCACCGCCTGCGCGGCGAGGTCGCGCAGGCCGAGAAGTTGTTCCTGGAGGCGAACCGCTTGGGCAGGCGTCCACAACCCGGACTCGCGCTGCTGCGGATGGCGCAGGGGCGGGTCGGCAGCGCGGCCGCGTCGATCCGCTGCGCGGTGGACGAAGCCACCGGCGCCGTGGAACGCGCCCGGCTGCTGCCCGCGTGCGTGGAGATCCTGCTCGTCGCCGGCGACGTCCCGGCGGCGCGGTCCGCTGCGGACGAACTCGACTCGACGGCAACCCGGTTCGCGATTCCCTATCTGTGCGCCCTGGCCGCGCAGGCTTCGGGATCGGTGCTGCACGCAGAGGGCCGGGGCAGCGACGCGCTGACCGTCCTGCGCGACGCGTGGCGGCGCTGGCAGGAGATCGGCGCGCCCTACGAGTGCGCGCGGGTCCGGGAGTCGGTCGCGCTGGTGTGCCGCGACCTCGGCGACGACGACACCGCGCAGATGGAGCACGACCTCGCGTCCGCCACGTACCGGCAACTGGGCGCGCTCCCCGACCTCGAGCGACTGCGGGTGGAATTCAGCCCCGACTCCGCGGACTCCACTCCGCTGACCCCGCGTGAAGTGTGCGTGCTGCGCCTCGTCGCGGCGGGCAAGAGCAACCGGGCGGTGGCGACGGAACTGTTCCTCAGCGAAAAGACGGTCGCACGCCACCTGAGCAACATCTTCGTCAAACTGGGGATCTCGTCGCGGTCGGCGGCCACCGCCTATGCCTACGAGCATCACCTCGTCGGCCCGTCTGCATGA
- a CDS encoding flavin-containing monooxygenase has translation MSTERFDTIVIGAGQAGLATGYHLAERGQQFVILDAHDRVGDVWRERFDSLRLYSPAQYDGLPGWGIPAPAWSWPGKDEVADYFEAYAERFALPVRTGVTVDGLTRLGDRYVVTAGTDRYEAGNVVVASGTWQTPVIPDLADRLDPRIRQLHSSDYHNPSQLQDGPVLVVGCSHSGADIALEASRSHRTTICGPVRGEVPFDLEGRAAHVVIPIMWFMANHVLTERTPVGRKMRAHVRSGGGPLLRVKRADLSAAGVEHFPAKVTDVRDGRPVLDDGTALDVRNVIWCTGFRKDTTWIQIPVTGADGWPEQSRGVSPDHPGLYFVGLPFLQAFASMLTGGVGRDAGYVAKHIARRQSRAGVRPSAPTPT, from the coding sequence ATGTCCACGGAACGTTTCGACACGATCGTGATCGGTGCCGGGCAGGCCGGCCTCGCCACCGGCTACCACCTCGCCGAACGCGGGCAACAGTTCGTGATTCTCGACGCCCACGACCGCGTCGGGGACGTGTGGCGGGAACGGTTCGACTCGCTCCGGCTCTACAGTCCCGCACAGTACGACGGGCTGCCCGGCTGGGGAATCCCCGCCCCCGCGTGGTCGTGGCCGGGGAAGGACGAGGTCGCCGACTACTTCGAGGCCTACGCGGAACGGTTCGCGCTGCCGGTGCGGACCGGCGTCACCGTGGACGGGCTGACCCGTCTCGGCGACCGCTACGTCGTCACCGCCGGAACGGACCGATACGAGGCCGGCAACGTCGTCGTCGCGTCCGGCACCTGGCAGACCCCGGTCATCCCCGACCTCGCCGACCGCCTCGACCCCCGGATCCGGCAACTGCATTCCAGCGACTACCACAATCCCTCCCAACTGCAGGACGGGCCGGTGCTGGTGGTCGGCTGCAGCCACTCCGGCGCGGACATCGCCCTGGAGGCGTCGCGTTCGCACCGCACCACGATCTGCGGTCCCGTCCGCGGTGAGGTGCCGTTCGACCTCGAGGGACGCGCCGCGCACGTCGTGATCCCGATCATGTGGTTCATGGCGAATCACGTTCTGACGGAACGCACCCCCGTCGGCCGGAAGATGCGCGCCCACGTCCGCTCGGGCGGCGGCCCACTGCTGCGGGTCAAGCGGGCCGACCTGTCCGCGGCCGGTGTGGAGCACTTCCCCGCGAAGGTCACCGACGTCCGCGACGGCCGACCGGTCCTGGACGACGGCACCGCACTCGACGTCCGCAACGTGATCTGGTGCACCGGGTTCCGCAAGGACACGACCTGGATCCAGATCCCCGTTACCGGTGCGGACGGGTGGCCCGAGCAGTCCCGTGGAGTCTCACCCGACCATCCGGGACTGTATTTCGTGGGACTGCCGTTCCTGCAGGCGTTCGCGTCGATGCTCACCGGCGGCGTGGGCCGCGACGCCGGGTACGTCGCGAAACACATTGCGCGCAGGCAGTCGCGGGCCGGTGTCAGGCCGTCAGCACCAACCCCGACGTAG
- a CDS encoding lipid-transfer protein gives MSGLSGKAVIAGIGATDFSKDSGRSELRLAAEAVTAALEDAGLTPADVDGLTSFTMDTNTEAAVARSVGIPDLKFFSRIHYGGGAACATVQQAAMAVATGVADVVVAYRAFNERSGMRFGQVNSGLVQQVNSSGTDNAFSYPHGLSTPAAFVAMVAQRYMHEYGSTSEDFGRVAVTDRKHAATNPNAFFHGKPITLEDHQNSRFIAEPLHLLDCCQESDGGIAIVVTSPERAKDLKQKPAVIAAAAQGSGSDQYIMTSYYRPELAGLPEMELVGRQLWDQAGLGPQDMDLAILYDHFTPYVLMQLEELGFCGRGEAKDFIADGTIDLDGSLPLNTHGGQLGEAYIHGMNGIAEGVRQIRGTSVNQISGARNVLVTAGTGVPTSGLVLTA, from the coding sequence ATGAGCGGGCTGTCGGGCAAGGCTGTCATCGCCGGGATCGGCGCCACCGACTTCTCGAAGGACTCGGGCCGCAGCGAATTACGGCTCGCGGCGGAGGCGGTGACGGCGGCGCTCGAGGACGCCGGGCTGACACCCGCGGACGTCGACGGCCTGACGTCCTTCACGATGGACACCAACACCGAAGCAGCCGTGGCCCGTTCGGTCGGCATCCCGGACCTGAAGTTCTTCAGCCGCATCCACTACGGCGGGGGTGCGGCGTGCGCGACCGTGCAGCAGGCCGCGATGGCCGTGGCCACCGGCGTCGCCGACGTGGTGGTGGCGTACCGGGCGTTCAACGAGCGGTCGGGGATGCGGTTCGGTCAGGTGAACTCCGGGCTGGTGCAGCAGGTGAACTCGTCCGGCACCGACAACGCGTTCTCCTACCCGCACGGCCTGTCGACGCCTGCGGCGTTCGTCGCGATGGTCGCCCAGCGGTACATGCACGAATACGGCTCCACGAGTGAGGACTTCGGACGGGTCGCGGTCACCGACCGCAAGCACGCGGCCACCAATCCGAACGCCTTCTTCCACGGCAAGCCGATCACCCTCGAGGACCACCAGAATTCCCGGTTCATCGCCGAACCGCTGCACCTGCTCGACTGCTGTCAGGAGTCCGACGGCGGCATCGCGATCGTCGTCACGTCGCCGGAGCGGGCGAAGGATCTGAAGCAGAAGCCGGCCGTGATCGCGGCGGCGGCCCAGGGGAGCGGCAGCGACCAGTACATCATGACCAGCTACTACCGGCCCGAGCTCGCGGGACTGCCCGAGATGGAACTGGTCGGCAGGCAGCTGTGGGATCAGGCCGGACTCGGACCGCAGGACATGGATCTGGCAATCCTGTACGACCATTTCACACCATACGTACTGATGCAGCTCGAAGAACTCGGCTTCTGCGGTCGCGGCGAGGCGAAGGACTTCATCGCCGACGGCACCATCGACCTCGACGGCAGCCTGCCGCTCAACACCCACGGAGGCCAGCTCGGGGAGGCCTACATCCACGGCATGAACGGCATCGCCGAGGGCGTGCGGCAGATCCGCGGTACATCCGTCAACCAGATCTCCGGTGCGCGGAACGTCCTCGTCACCGCGGGCACCGGGGTGCCTACGTCGGGGTTGGTGCTGACGGCCTGA